From Pyrenophora tritici-repentis strain M4 chromosome 1, whole genome shotgun sequence, the proteins below share one genomic window:
- a CDS encoding cysteine dioxygenase, whose translation MIGRNTEQDGFHALVQAINEKLGPSSGIDSADVDENELQQLMEAYVSDESEWEQYYFPSKTMPYTRNVVDKGNGKSNLLILVWGPGKKSPIHDHAKAHCIMKVLKGSLTETRFATPKIEDVLSHRPMTKIRETTYTENQVTYMADTLGVHRISNPDLNEYAVSLHLYTPPNAAVEGCNVFVEDTSGITHAKQCHFYSEYGVKVNQNQL comes from the exons ATGATCGGTCGCAACACAGAACAGGATGGTTTTCACGCTCTCGTTCAAGCTATTAACGAGAAGCTGGGACCTAGCAGCGGCATAGACTCCGCTGACGTCGACGAGAAtgagcttcagcagctaATGGAAGCATACGTTTCCGATGAGTCAGAGTGGGAACAGTACTACTTCCCGTCCAAAACGATGCCATACACACGAAACGTCGTCGACAAGGGCAATGGCAAGAGTAATTTA CTCATCCTGGTTTGGGGACCCGGCAAGAAAAGTCCGATCCATGA CCATGCAAAGGCACATTGCATCATGAAGGTGCTCAAGGGAAGCCTCACAGAAACGCGGTTCGCAACTCCCAAAATCGAAGATGTACTGAGCCATCGTCCGATGACCAAGATCCGCGAAACTACCTACACGGAGAACCAAGTCACATATATGGCGGATACTCTCGGTGTCCATCGCATTTCCAACCCCGACCTAAACGAGTATGCCGTGTCTTTACACT TGTATACCCCGCCTAATGCAGCGGTTGAGGGATGCAACGTCTTTGTGGAAGACACGTCGGGTATCACCCACGCCAAGCAGTGCCACTTCTACTCCGAGTATGGCGTCAAAGTCAACCAGAACCAACTCTGA
- a CDS encoding HTH-Tnp-Tc5 multi-domain protein, with translation MSQLQMDHEHHHPHQEPFEDHHTAWHGDGGYNPHHHSPVQDYSGFSTFAPLPMEPLYGTGMHPPHQTHQTHPTPRTTHPQLQPLIMPQMPQWPSMLTSQSTYQAPLFPSAPPPITPASATPVSASSTHSRTSSTPRKTLTDSDRRRMCQYHEDNPTVKQTEIGAMFGVERSTVSKVLRQKEKYLYQDDGSRSPIKRSKGKFPDIERALSNWARNHQRQGLPLSDAIIRDKARFFAQTVGNTDSHLKANSTSWLEKFKQKNHLMGARSRKGSIAEESEGTSNPPSNAHTPGAISPTSPGGVSPGTVTMKTKKSEENLKTESPDTYEYMNRRRPFHSQSSTSLSSVFTDTAPSSFSAGATSPTSLSSPFFTPDSACGPSPFMGRQSANGQPGSGNFQRPRSQTFPMLVGVEQYMSPPGSSDALTPKYVSSGTLDSPMADMPGSLPAIDEGMSLSPTQAPNSMQPPPIPSAAGHMDDKDSSADSSPITPSQEEAARALELVMNFFQSKSAGLDIEPQEYVTIGKLMEKLRIKRSSESLPSDMRRVSEPSFTTPKLESIDAIH, from the exons ATGAGCCAGTTACAAATGGATCACGAACACCACCACCCCCACCAGGAGCCCTTCGAGGACCATCATACTGCCTGGCACGGCGATGGTGGATACAATCCACACCACCATTCTCCAGTCCAGGACTACAGTGGCTTCAGCACTTTTGCGCCACTCCCCATGGAGCCCCTCTATGGCACCGGCATGCATCCGCCTCACCAAACACACCAAACACACCCAACACCGAGGACGACCCATCCCCAGCTGCAACCTCTGATCATGCCTCAAATGCCACAGTGGCCGAGCATGTTGACGAGCCAGTCGACATACCAAGCTCCCTTGTTTCCCTCTGCCCCACCGCCCATCACCCCGGCATCAGCAACCCCCGTGTCAGCATCTTCCACGCACTCCCGGACTTCGTCAACTCCACGGAAGACGCTCACCGACTCGGACCGTAGACGCATGTGCCAATACCACGAGGACAACCCTACCGTCAAACAAACCGAGATTGGAG CCATGTTTGGTGTGGAACGAAG TACTGTGTCAAAAGTGTTGCGTCAGAAGGAGAAGTATCTGTACCAAGACGATGGCAGCCGATCACCCATCAAACGGTCCAAAGGCAAATTTCCAGACATTGAACGCGCTCTGTCCAACTGGGCCAGAAACCACCAGAGGCAGGGGCTGCCTTTATCAGACGCTATTATCCGGGACAAGGCACGCTTCTTCGCTCAAACTGTCGGCAACACTGACAGCCACCTCAAGGCCAACAGCACCAGTTGGTTGGAGAAGTTCAAACAAAAGAACCATCTCATGGGAGCAAGGTCAAGGAAAGGCTCCATAGCTGAAGAGTCAGAGGGCACTTCCAATCCGCCGTCCAATGCGCATACGCCGGGAGCCATCTCGCCTACCTCGCCCGGTGGGGTATCCCCTGGGACTGTGACGATGAAAACCAAGAAGAGCGAGGAGAACCTCAAGACCGAAAGTCCCGATACATACGAGTACATGAACCGCCGCCGCCCGTTCCACTCACAAAGCAGTACTTCTTTGTCTAGCGTTTTCACCGACACAGCACCTTCGTCCTTCTCGGCCGGTGCCACAAGCCCTACATCGCTCTCTTCCCCTTTCTTCACGCCGGACTCGGCATGCGGTCCAAGCCCATTCATGGGCCGTCAATCTGCCAACGGGCAACCCGGGAGCGGCAATTTCCAACGACCGCGAAGTCAAACTTTCCCCATGCTTGTAGGTGTCGAGCAGTACATGTCGCCACCGGGTTCATCCGACGCGCTTACCCCAAAGTATGTCAGCAGCGGTACACTCGACTCTCCCATGGCTGACATGCCTGGTTCACTGCCCGCAATTGACGAAGGGATGTCCCTCTCACCAACGCAAGCGCCAAACTCGATGCAGCCTCCTCCTATCCCGAGTGCGGCTGGCCATATGGACGACAAGGATTCATCCGCCGATTCCTCGCCGATCACGCCATCCCAGGAAGAAGCTGCACGCGCGTTGGAGCTCGTCATGAATTTCTTCCAGTCGAAGAGCGCCGGTCTTGACATCGAGCCACAAGAGTATGTCACCATCGGCAAGCTGATGGAGAAGCTGCGAATCAAGCGCAGCTCCGAAAGCCTACCATCCGACATGCGACGTGTGTCAGAGCCCAGCTTTACGACCCCCAAGCTCGAAAGCATCGATGCCATCCATTAG